The following proteins are encoded in a genomic region of Dasypus novemcinctus isolate mDasNov1 chromosome 21, mDasNov1.1.hap2, whole genome shotgun sequence:
- the GPRC5C gene encoding G-protein coupled receptor family C group 5 member C isoform X5, which translates to MREGEPTCGVCWAAPQIAFGRENRVQKVSARECARARACVRGRGSKQQQSANKLGRNPQSPSRAGKRDSAASGETRREPGLGAGMAAPRALLMCLGLPLFLLPAAQAQASAPPGCNPDLDPLYYNLCDRSGAWGIVLEAVAGAGVVTTFVLTIILVASLPFVQDTKKRSLLGTQVFFLLGTLGLFCLVFACVVKPDFATCASRRFLFGVLFAICFSCLVAHVFALNFLARKNHGPRGWVTFTVALLLTLVEVIINTEWLIITLVRGGGEAGPLENSSASWVSASPCAIANMDFVMALIYVMLLLLAAFTGAWPALCGRFKRWHKHGVFVLLTTATSLAIWVVWIVMYTYGNRQHNSPTWDDPTLAIALAANAWAFVLFYVIPEISHVTRPSPEQSYQGDMYPTRGVGYETILKEQKGQSMFVENKAFSMDEPASAKRPVSPYSGYNGQLLTSVYQPTEMALMHKGPSEGAYDVILPRATANSQVTTGSANSTLRAEDAYAAQGHPAATPPPDGRSSQVFRNPYAWD; encoded by the exons ATGCGGGAAGGGGAGCCTACCTGCGGGGTGTGCTGGGCGGCACCCCAAATTGCTTTCGGAAGAGAAAACAGAGTCCAGAAAGTGAGTGCGCGTGAGTGTGCGCGCGCTCGCGCCTGCGTGCGGGGGCGTGGCAGTAAACAGCAACAATCTGCGAACAAGCTTGGCCGGAACCCCCAATCTCCCTCCAGGGCCGGAAAGCGCGACTCGGCTGCGTCGGGAG aGACCCGCCgggagcctggcctgggagccggGATGGCCGCCCCCCGAGCCTTGCTGATGTGCCTGGGActgcctctcttcctcctcccggCTGCCCAGGCACAGGCCAGTGCCCCGCCCGGCTGCAACCCAGACCTCGACCCCCTCTACTACAACCTGTGTGACCGCTCCGGGGCCTGGGGCATCGTCTTGGAGGCAGTGGCTGGGGCAGGCGTGGTCACCACATTTGTGCTCACCATCATCCTTGTGGCCAGCCTCCCCTTCGTGCAGGACACCAAGAAGCGGAGCCTCCTGGGGACCCAGGTGTTCTTCCTGCTGGGAACCCTGGGCCTCTTCTGCCTCGTGTTTGCCTGCGTGGTGAAGCCCGACTTCGCCACCTGCGCCTCGCGACGCTTCCTCTTTGGCGTCCTGTTCGCCATCTGCTTCTCCTGCCTGGTGGCCCATGTCTTCGCCCTCAACTTCCTGGCCCGGAAGAACCACGGGCCGCGGGGCTGGGTGACCTTCACCGTGGCTCTGCTGCTGACCCTGGTGGAGGTGATCATCAACACCGAGTGGCTGATCATCACTCTGGTCCGCGGAGGTGGCGAGGCGGGGCCTCTGGAAAACAGCAGCGCCAGCTGGGTCTCGGCCTCCCCCTGCGCCATCGCCAACATGGACTTTGTCATGGCACTCATCTACgtcatgctgctgctgctggctgcCTTCACGGGGGCCTGGCCCGCCCTGTGTGGCCGCTTCAAGCGCTGGCATAAGCACGGGGTCTTCGTGCTCCTCACCACGGCCACCTCCCTCGCCATCTGGGTGGTGTGGATCGTCATGTACACCTACGGCAACCGGCAGCACAACAGTCCCACCTGGGATGACCCCACGCTGGCCATTGCCCTCGCCGCCaatgcctgggcctttgtcctcTTCTACGTCATCCCTGAGATCTCCCACGTGACCAGGCCCAGCCCAGAGCAAAGCTACCAGGGGGACATGTACCCCACCCGGGGCGTGGGCTACGAGACCATCCTGAAAGAGCAGAAGGGCCAGAGCATGTTTGTGGAGAACAAGGCGTTTTCCATGGATGAGCCAGCCTCAG CCAAGAGACCGGTGTCCCCATACAGTGGCTATAACGGGCAGCTGCTGACGAGTGTGTACCAGCCCACCGAGATGGCCCTGATGCACAAAGGCCCT TCCGAAGGAGCCTACGACGTCATCCTCCCGCGGGCCACCGCCAACAGCCAGGTGACGACGGGCAGCGCCAACTCCACCCTGCGGGCCGAAGACGCCTACGCCGCCCAGGGCCACCCCGCGGCCACCCCGCCCCCCGACGGCAGGAGCTCGCAGGTCTTTAGAAACCCCTACGCGTGGGACTGA
- the GPRC5C gene encoding G-protein coupled receptor family C group 5 member C isoform X3 — protein sequence MREGEPTCGVCWAAPQIAFGRENRVQKVSARECARARACVRGRGSKQQQSANKLGRNPQSPSRAGKRDSAASGETRREPGLGAGMAAPRALLMCLGLPLFLLPAAQAQASAPPGCNPDLDPLYYNLCDRSGAWGIVLEAVAGAGVVTTFVLTIILVASLPFVQDTKKRSLLGTQVFFLLGTLGLFCLVFACVVKPDFATCASRRFLFGVLFAICFSCLVAHVFALNFLARKNHGPRGWVTFTVALLLTLVEVIINTEWLIITLVRGGGEAGPLENSSASWVSASPCAIANMDFVMALIYVMLLLLAAFTGAWPALCGRFKRWHKHGVFVLLTTATSLAIWVVWIVMYTYGNRQHNSPTWDDPTLAIALAANAWAFVLFYVIPEISHVTRPSPEQSYQGDMYPTRGVGYETILKEQKGQSMFVENKAFSMDEPASAKRPVSPYSGYNGQLLTSVYQPTEMALMHKGPSEGAYDVILPRATANSQVTTGSANSTLRAEDAYAAQGHPAATPPPDGRSSQAAILLTVNSVPRTPPS from the exons ATGCGGGAAGGGGAGCCTACCTGCGGGGTGTGCTGGGCGGCACCCCAAATTGCTTTCGGAAGAGAAAACAGAGTCCAGAAAGTGAGTGCGCGTGAGTGTGCGCGCGCTCGCGCCTGCGTGCGGGGGCGTGGCAGTAAACAGCAACAATCTGCGAACAAGCTTGGCCGGAACCCCCAATCTCCCTCCAGGGCCGGAAAGCGCGACTCGGCTGCGTCGGGAG aGACCCGCCgggagcctggcctgggagccggGATGGCCGCCCCCCGAGCCTTGCTGATGTGCCTGGGActgcctctcttcctcctcccggCTGCCCAGGCACAGGCCAGTGCCCCGCCCGGCTGCAACCCAGACCTCGACCCCCTCTACTACAACCTGTGTGACCGCTCCGGGGCCTGGGGCATCGTCTTGGAGGCAGTGGCTGGGGCAGGCGTGGTCACCACATTTGTGCTCACCATCATCCTTGTGGCCAGCCTCCCCTTCGTGCAGGACACCAAGAAGCGGAGCCTCCTGGGGACCCAGGTGTTCTTCCTGCTGGGAACCCTGGGCCTCTTCTGCCTCGTGTTTGCCTGCGTGGTGAAGCCCGACTTCGCCACCTGCGCCTCGCGACGCTTCCTCTTTGGCGTCCTGTTCGCCATCTGCTTCTCCTGCCTGGTGGCCCATGTCTTCGCCCTCAACTTCCTGGCCCGGAAGAACCACGGGCCGCGGGGCTGGGTGACCTTCACCGTGGCTCTGCTGCTGACCCTGGTGGAGGTGATCATCAACACCGAGTGGCTGATCATCACTCTGGTCCGCGGAGGTGGCGAGGCGGGGCCTCTGGAAAACAGCAGCGCCAGCTGGGTCTCGGCCTCCCCCTGCGCCATCGCCAACATGGACTTTGTCATGGCACTCATCTACgtcatgctgctgctgctggctgcCTTCACGGGGGCCTGGCCCGCCCTGTGTGGCCGCTTCAAGCGCTGGCATAAGCACGGGGTCTTCGTGCTCCTCACCACGGCCACCTCCCTCGCCATCTGGGTGGTGTGGATCGTCATGTACACCTACGGCAACCGGCAGCACAACAGTCCCACCTGGGATGACCCCACGCTGGCCATTGCCCTCGCCGCCaatgcctgggcctttgtcctcTTCTACGTCATCCCTGAGATCTCCCACGTGACCAGGCCCAGCCCAGAGCAAAGCTACCAGGGGGACATGTACCCCACCCGGGGCGTGGGCTACGAGACCATCCTGAAAGAGCAGAAGGGCCAGAGCATGTTTGTGGAGAACAAGGCGTTTTCCATGGATGAGCCAGCCTCAG CCAAGAGACCGGTGTCCCCATACAGTGGCTATAACGGGCAGCTGCTGACGAGTGTGTACCAGCCCACCGAGATGGCCCTGATGCACAAAGGCCCT TCCGAAGGAGCCTACGACGTCATCCTCCCGCGGGCCACCGCCAACAGCCAGGTGACGACGGGCAGCGCCAACTCCACCCTGCGGGCCGAAGACGCCTACGCCGCCCAGGGCCACCCCGCGGCCACCCCGCCCCCCGACGGCAGGAGCTCGCAG
- the GPRC5C gene encoding G-protein coupled receptor family C group 5 member C isoform X2, producing the protein MREGEPTCGVCWAAPQIAFGRENRVQKVSARECARARACVRGRGSKQQQSANKLGRNPQSPSRAGKRDSAASGGTVLGVAEEAKIEKCPHSPYRPHSHLPRGDRYRHDHHSRLRRLSLRETRREPGLGAGMAAPRALLMCLGLPLFLLPAAQAQASAPPGCNPDLDPLYYNLCDRSGAWGIVLEAVAGAGVVTTFVLTIILVASLPFVQDTKKRSLLGTQVFFLLGTLGLFCLVFACVVKPDFATCASRRFLFGVLFAICFSCLVAHVFALNFLARKNHGPRGWVTFTVALLLTLVEVIINTEWLIITLVRGGGEAGPLENSSASWVSASPCAIANMDFVMALIYVMLLLLAAFTGAWPALCGRFKRWHKHGVFVLLTTATSLAIWVVWIVMYTYGNRQHNSPTWDDPTLAIALAANAWAFVLFYVIPEISHVTRPSPEQSYQGDMYPTRGVGYETILKEQKGQSMFVENKAFSMDEPASAKRPVSPYSGYNGQLLTSVYQPTEMALMHKGPSEGAYDVILPRATANSQVTTGSANSTLRAEDAYAAQGHPAATPPPDGRSSQAQSPQNKTRW; encoded by the exons ATGCGGGAAGGGGAGCCTACCTGCGGGGTGTGCTGGGCGGCACCCCAAATTGCTTTCGGAAGAGAAAACAGAGTCCAGAAAGTGAGTGCGCGTGAGTGTGCGCGCGCTCGCGCCTGCGTGCGGGGGCGTGGCAGTAAACAGCAACAATCTGCGAACAAGCTTGGCCGGAACCCCCAATCTCCCTCCAGGGCCGGAAAGCGCGACTCGGCTGCGTCGGGAG GCACGGTGCTAGGCGTTGCAGAGGAGGCTAAGATAGAGAAGTGTCCTCACAGCCCTTACAGACCTCACAGCCACCTGCCTAGGGGAGACAGGTACAGGCATGACCATCATTCAAGGCTCAGGAGGCTCAGCCTGAGAG aGACCCGCCgggagcctggcctgggagccggGATGGCCGCCCCCCGAGCCTTGCTGATGTGCCTGGGActgcctctcttcctcctcccggCTGCCCAGGCACAGGCCAGTGCCCCGCCCGGCTGCAACCCAGACCTCGACCCCCTCTACTACAACCTGTGTGACCGCTCCGGGGCCTGGGGCATCGTCTTGGAGGCAGTGGCTGGGGCAGGCGTGGTCACCACATTTGTGCTCACCATCATCCTTGTGGCCAGCCTCCCCTTCGTGCAGGACACCAAGAAGCGGAGCCTCCTGGGGACCCAGGTGTTCTTCCTGCTGGGAACCCTGGGCCTCTTCTGCCTCGTGTTTGCCTGCGTGGTGAAGCCCGACTTCGCCACCTGCGCCTCGCGACGCTTCCTCTTTGGCGTCCTGTTCGCCATCTGCTTCTCCTGCCTGGTGGCCCATGTCTTCGCCCTCAACTTCCTGGCCCGGAAGAACCACGGGCCGCGGGGCTGGGTGACCTTCACCGTGGCTCTGCTGCTGACCCTGGTGGAGGTGATCATCAACACCGAGTGGCTGATCATCACTCTGGTCCGCGGAGGTGGCGAGGCGGGGCCTCTGGAAAACAGCAGCGCCAGCTGGGTCTCGGCCTCCCCCTGCGCCATCGCCAACATGGACTTTGTCATGGCACTCATCTACgtcatgctgctgctgctggctgcCTTCACGGGGGCCTGGCCCGCCCTGTGTGGCCGCTTCAAGCGCTGGCATAAGCACGGGGTCTTCGTGCTCCTCACCACGGCCACCTCCCTCGCCATCTGGGTGGTGTGGATCGTCATGTACACCTACGGCAACCGGCAGCACAACAGTCCCACCTGGGATGACCCCACGCTGGCCATTGCCCTCGCCGCCaatgcctgggcctttgtcctcTTCTACGTCATCCCTGAGATCTCCCACGTGACCAGGCCCAGCCCAGAGCAAAGCTACCAGGGGGACATGTACCCCACCCGGGGCGTGGGCTACGAGACCATCCTGAAAGAGCAGAAGGGCCAGAGCATGTTTGTGGAGAACAAGGCGTTTTCCATGGATGAGCCAGCCTCAG CCAAGAGACCGGTGTCCCCATACAGTGGCTATAACGGGCAGCTGCTGACGAGTGTGTACCAGCCCACCGAGATGGCCCTGATGCACAAAGGCCCT TCCGAAGGAGCCTACGACGTCATCCTCCCGCGGGCCACCGCCAACAGCCAGGTGACGACGGGCAGCGCCAACTCCACCCTGCGGGCCGAAGACGCCTACGCCGCCCAGGGCCACCCCGCGGCCACCCCGCCCCCCGACGGCAGGAGCTCGCAG GCTCAGTCCCCGCAAAATAAAACGAGGTGGTAG
- the GPRC5C gene encoding G-protein coupled receptor family C group 5 member C isoform X4: protein MREGEPTCGVCWAAPQIAFGRENRVQKVSARECARARACVRGRGSKQQQSANKLGRNPQSPSRAGKRDSAASGETRREPGLGAGMAAPRALLMCLGLPLFLLPAAQAQASAPPGCNPDLDPLYYNLCDRSGAWGIVLEAVAGAGVVTTFVLTIILVASLPFVQDTKKRSLLGTQVFFLLGTLGLFCLVFACVVKPDFATCASRRFLFGVLFAICFSCLVAHVFALNFLARKNHGPRGWVTFTVALLLTLVEVIINTEWLIITLVRGGGEAGPLENSSASWVSASPCAIANMDFVMALIYVMLLLLAAFTGAWPALCGRFKRWHKHGVFVLLTTATSLAIWVVWIVMYTYGNRQHNSPTWDDPTLAIALAANAWAFVLFYVIPEISHVTRPSPEQSYQGDMYPTRGVGYETILKEQKGQSMFVENKAFSMDEPASAKRPVSPYSGYNGQLLTSVYQPTEMALMHKGPSEGAYDVILPRATANSQVTTGSANSTLRAEDAYAAQGHPAATPPPDGRSSQAQSPQNKTRW from the exons ATGCGGGAAGGGGAGCCTACCTGCGGGGTGTGCTGGGCGGCACCCCAAATTGCTTTCGGAAGAGAAAACAGAGTCCAGAAAGTGAGTGCGCGTGAGTGTGCGCGCGCTCGCGCCTGCGTGCGGGGGCGTGGCAGTAAACAGCAACAATCTGCGAACAAGCTTGGCCGGAACCCCCAATCTCCCTCCAGGGCCGGAAAGCGCGACTCGGCTGCGTCGGGAG aGACCCGCCgggagcctggcctgggagccggGATGGCCGCCCCCCGAGCCTTGCTGATGTGCCTGGGActgcctctcttcctcctcccggCTGCCCAGGCACAGGCCAGTGCCCCGCCCGGCTGCAACCCAGACCTCGACCCCCTCTACTACAACCTGTGTGACCGCTCCGGGGCCTGGGGCATCGTCTTGGAGGCAGTGGCTGGGGCAGGCGTGGTCACCACATTTGTGCTCACCATCATCCTTGTGGCCAGCCTCCCCTTCGTGCAGGACACCAAGAAGCGGAGCCTCCTGGGGACCCAGGTGTTCTTCCTGCTGGGAACCCTGGGCCTCTTCTGCCTCGTGTTTGCCTGCGTGGTGAAGCCCGACTTCGCCACCTGCGCCTCGCGACGCTTCCTCTTTGGCGTCCTGTTCGCCATCTGCTTCTCCTGCCTGGTGGCCCATGTCTTCGCCCTCAACTTCCTGGCCCGGAAGAACCACGGGCCGCGGGGCTGGGTGACCTTCACCGTGGCTCTGCTGCTGACCCTGGTGGAGGTGATCATCAACACCGAGTGGCTGATCATCACTCTGGTCCGCGGAGGTGGCGAGGCGGGGCCTCTGGAAAACAGCAGCGCCAGCTGGGTCTCGGCCTCCCCCTGCGCCATCGCCAACATGGACTTTGTCATGGCACTCATCTACgtcatgctgctgctgctggctgcCTTCACGGGGGCCTGGCCCGCCCTGTGTGGCCGCTTCAAGCGCTGGCATAAGCACGGGGTCTTCGTGCTCCTCACCACGGCCACCTCCCTCGCCATCTGGGTGGTGTGGATCGTCATGTACACCTACGGCAACCGGCAGCACAACAGTCCCACCTGGGATGACCCCACGCTGGCCATTGCCCTCGCCGCCaatgcctgggcctttgtcctcTTCTACGTCATCCCTGAGATCTCCCACGTGACCAGGCCCAGCCCAGAGCAAAGCTACCAGGGGGACATGTACCCCACCCGGGGCGTGGGCTACGAGACCATCCTGAAAGAGCAGAAGGGCCAGAGCATGTTTGTGGAGAACAAGGCGTTTTCCATGGATGAGCCAGCCTCAG CCAAGAGACCGGTGTCCCCATACAGTGGCTATAACGGGCAGCTGCTGACGAGTGTGTACCAGCCCACCGAGATGGCCCTGATGCACAAAGGCCCT TCCGAAGGAGCCTACGACGTCATCCTCCCGCGGGCCACCGCCAACAGCCAGGTGACGACGGGCAGCGCCAACTCCACCCTGCGGGCCGAAGACGCCTACGCCGCCCAGGGCCACCCCGCGGCCACCCCGCCCCCCGACGGCAGGAGCTCGCAG GCTCAGTCCCCGCAAAATAAAACGAGGTGGTAG
- the GPRC5C gene encoding G-protein coupled receptor family C group 5 member C isoform X1, translating to MREGEPTCGVCWAAPQIAFGRENRVQKVSARECARARACVRGRGSKQQQSANKLGRNPQSPSRAGKRDSAASGGTVLGVAEEAKIEKCPHSPYRPHSHLPRGDRYRHDHHSRLRRLSLRETRREPGLGAGMAAPRALLMCLGLPLFLLPAAQAQASAPPGCNPDLDPLYYNLCDRSGAWGIVLEAVAGAGVVTTFVLTIILVASLPFVQDTKKRSLLGTQVFFLLGTLGLFCLVFACVVKPDFATCASRRFLFGVLFAICFSCLVAHVFALNFLARKNHGPRGWVTFTVALLLTLVEVIINTEWLIITLVRGGGEAGPLENSSASWVSASPCAIANMDFVMALIYVMLLLLAAFTGAWPALCGRFKRWHKHGVFVLLTTATSLAIWVVWIVMYTYGNRQHNSPTWDDPTLAIALAANAWAFVLFYVIPEISHVTRPSPEQSYQGDMYPTRGVGYETILKEQKGQSMFVENKAFSMDEPASAKRPVSPYSGYNGQLLTSVYQPTEMALMHKGPSEGAYDVILPRATANSQVTTGSANSTLRAEDAYAAQGHPAATPPPDGRSSQAAILLTVNSVPRTPPS from the exons ATGCGGGAAGGGGAGCCTACCTGCGGGGTGTGCTGGGCGGCACCCCAAATTGCTTTCGGAAGAGAAAACAGAGTCCAGAAAGTGAGTGCGCGTGAGTGTGCGCGCGCTCGCGCCTGCGTGCGGGGGCGTGGCAGTAAACAGCAACAATCTGCGAACAAGCTTGGCCGGAACCCCCAATCTCCCTCCAGGGCCGGAAAGCGCGACTCGGCTGCGTCGGGAG GCACGGTGCTAGGCGTTGCAGAGGAGGCTAAGATAGAGAAGTGTCCTCACAGCCCTTACAGACCTCACAGCCACCTGCCTAGGGGAGACAGGTACAGGCATGACCATCATTCAAGGCTCAGGAGGCTCAGCCTGAGAG aGACCCGCCgggagcctggcctgggagccggGATGGCCGCCCCCCGAGCCTTGCTGATGTGCCTGGGActgcctctcttcctcctcccggCTGCCCAGGCACAGGCCAGTGCCCCGCCCGGCTGCAACCCAGACCTCGACCCCCTCTACTACAACCTGTGTGACCGCTCCGGGGCCTGGGGCATCGTCTTGGAGGCAGTGGCTGGGGCAGGCGTGGTCACCACATTTGTGCTCACCATCATCCTTGTGGCCAGCCTCCCCTTCGTGCAGGACACCAAGAAGCGGAGCCTCCTGGGGACCCAGGTGTTCTTCCTGCTGGGAACCCTGGGCCTCTTCTGCCTCGTGTTTGCCTGCGTGGTGAAGCCCGACTTCGCCACCTGCGCCTCGCGACGCTTCCTCTTTGGCGTCCTGTTCGCCATCTGCTTCTCCTGCCTGGTGGCCCATGTCTTCGCCCTCAACTTCCTGGCCCGGAAGAACCACGGGCCGCGGGGCTGGGTGACCTTCACCGTGGCTCTGCTGCTGACCCTGGTGGAGGTGATCATCAACACCGAGTGGCTGATCATCACTCTGGTCCGCGGAGGTGGCGAGGCGGGGCCTCTGGAAAACAGCAGCGCCAGCTGGGTCTCGGCCTCCCCCTGCGCCATCGCCAACATGGACTTTGTCATGGCACTCATCTACgtcatgctgctgctgctggctgcCTTCACGGGGGCCTGGCCCGCCCTGTGTGGCCGCTTCAAGCGCTGGCATAAGCACGGGGTCTTCGTGCTCCTCACCACGGCCACCTCCCTCGCCATCTGGGTGGTGTGGATCGTCATGTACACCTACGGCAACCGGCAGCACAACAGTCCCACCTGGGATGACCCCACGCTGGCCATTGCCCTCGCCGCCaatgcctgggcctttgtcctcTTCTACGTCATCCCTGAGATCTCCCACGTGACCAGGCCCAGCCCAGAGCAAAGCTACCAGGGGGACATGTACCCCACCCGGGGCGTGGGCTACGAGACCATCCTGAAAGAGCAGAAGGGCCAGAGCATGTTTGTGGAGAACAAGGCGTTTTCCATGGATGAGCCAGCCTCAG CCAAGAGACCGGTGTCCCCATACAGTGGCTATAACGGGCAGCTGCTGACGAGTGTGTACCAGCCCACCGAGATGGCCCTGATGCACAAAGGCCCT TCCGAAGGAGCCTACGACGTCATCCTCCCGCGGGCCACCGCCAACAGCCAGGTGACGACGGGCAGCGCCAACTCCACCCTGCGGGCCGAAGACGCCTACGCCGCCCAGGGCCACCCCGCGGCCACCCCGCCCCCCGACGGCAGGAGCTCGCAG